The sequence GATCACCGACCCGGGCGTCTCGAGGTAGGCATCGTTCGCCTCGCCAACGGGAACGCCAAACTCTTCTTCGACGGCCGCGAAGAATTCGTCGAGCGCCCAGCTCATGACGTGCGGCGGAAGGGAGTCGCTGGCATCCCTTGCAATGTGGGCCTGGCTCAGGGATGCGGCAACGGTACGAAAGTATGACGGTGGTTGCCGTGCGCCGCACGGCGCGTCATATATTGCGCATACAATGACTCCCGCTCGCAAACCGTTGACCCGCCCTTCGGCCGATACGACCGAGCTACCGATGGGAAGCGCCGCCGACGCTCCGCACGGCTCTCGCCCGGAGCAGGTGTACGCGCGCTTGCGCGATCTGATCGTGCAAGGGTTGCTGGCGCCGGGGAGCCGCATCGTCGAGACGGAGATCGCGAGCCGCCTGGGTGTGAGTCGCACGCCGGTGCGCGAAGCGTTGCAGCGGTTGCAGCAGGAAGGCTACGTCATGGGTTCGCCGGGCGCGCAGCAGTCGCGCCTCACGGTGGCTCCGCTCACGCGCGACGACGTGTACGAGCTGCTGAACATTGTGGGAGCGCTCGAAGGGCTTGGCGCGCGCGGTGCAGCGGCGCTGCCGCAGACGGAGCGGCGCGACCTGGTTCGCCAGCTTCGGGCCCTGAACGCGGAGTTTCATCGCTCGGGCAAGGCGATGCCGGTGGATCACGGCGCGCTGTACGACGCCGACGAGCATTTTCATCGTCGCATCGTGGAAGCCTCGTCGGGGCCGCGGCTGCTCGCGCTGCACGAGGCGGTGAAACCGCAGGCGGAGCGTTACATCCGCATGTACATCAGCATGCTGACGAGCGACATTCGCGCGTCGGTGTACGAGCACGACATCATCACGACGGCGATCGAGGAAGGGCGCGCGGACGACGCGGAGCTGGCGGTCGCCGTGAACTGGCGCCATGCCGCCGATCGCTTGAGCAAGGTGATCGCGATGGCGGGCGAGCGGGGCGCCTGGTAACGAGCTCGTCGCGATCGCGCGACTACTTCACGTTGTCGAGCGCTTTCTTCGCGTCGTTGTTGCCGGGATTGAACGTCAGCGACTGCTGATACTCCGCCTTGGCGACGTCGCGCTTTCCCTGTTTCTCGGCGACCTGGCCCAGGAAATAGTGCGCCGCGCTGAAATTGAGCTTTGACGCGTCGGCGGGCGGCGCGGCGAGCCAGACGCGCGTCTCGCGCTCCATGCGCGCGGGATCCTGACCGGCGCTGTTCAGCACCGACGCCATCGCGAGATGCGCCGTGACGAGATCGGGCCGATGCTTTAACAAATTCTCATAGGTCGCGAGCGCGTCGTCCCATCGCTTCTGGCGGCGGAAGAACCCGGCGAGCGCATTGTAGGGGGCGCCGCTGTCCGGCGCGGCCGCGACGGATGCCTGGAATTCCTTCTCCGCGCCGGCGATGTCCTTGTCGTGCTCGAGGAGCGAGCCCATTTCGCGGTGGCCGCGCCAGAGGCTCGTCTTTTCGATCTCGCGCGCCTGTTCCTTGGCCTTGTCCATGCTGCCGCCCATGAATCCCGGGGCCATCGAGTAGAACTGAATCAGGCCCGTGCGCGCGTCGACGGACGTCGGATCCAGCTCCACCGCGCGCTCGAATTCGCTCTTCACGCGCCGGGCCATGAATGGTTGTTTGAATTTGCTCGCGTGCTGCGCCTGATCGCCGATCGAGTTGCCGAGCCACAGGTGATGGGCCGAGCTCTTGTCGTTCGCCGCGACGGCTTTCTCGAACCAGTCTTCGGCGTGCTTGGAGTCGTCCTGCTCCATGTATGTGATTCCCATACAATGCAGCGCCGCATCGTCCTTGTCATTTTTCGCGAGCAGGGTCCGAACCTCCGCGCGCGCCTCATCGAACTTGTGATCGGTCACGAGCTTCTGAAC is a genomic window of Gemmatimonadaceae bacterium containing:
- a CDS encoding GntR family transcriptional regulator; amino-acid sequence: MGSAADAPHGSRPEQVYARLRDLIVQGLLAPGSRIVETEIASRLGVSRTPVREALQRLQQEGYVMGSPGAQQSRLTVAPLTRDDVYELLNIVGALEGLGARGAAALPQTERRDLVRQLRALNAEFHRSGKAMPVDHGALYDADEHFHRRIVEASSGPRLLALHEAVKPQAERYIRMYISMLTSDIRASVYEHDIITTAIEEGRADDAELAVAVNWRHAADRLSKVIAMAGERGAW
- a CDS encoding tetratricopeptide repeat protein, which produces MRVHLFAGMAATALATALATALAGAAHAQCSPAVQKLVTDHKFDEARAEVRTLLAKNDKDDAALHCMGITYMEQDDSKHAEDWFEKAVAANDKSSAHHLWLGNSIGDQAQHASKFKQPFMARRVKSEFERAVELDPTSVDARTGLIQFYSMAPGFMGGSMDKAKEQAREIEKTSLWRGHREMGSLLEHDKDIAGAEKEFQASVAAAPDSGAPYNALAGFFRRQKRWDDALATYENLLKHRPDLVTAHLAMASVLNSAGQDPARMERETRVWLAAPPADASKLNFSAAHYFLGQVAEKQGKRDVAKAEYQQSLTFNPGNNDAKKALDNVK